One window of the Acidobacteriota bacterium genome contains the following:
- a CDS encoding YwiC-like family protein: protein MRFFKIFPKPIIPKEHGAWGMLYVPFFSSFLLLKYIKIEYILFFFLISLLFLSKEPLIAIMRLEKLKNIKSKNFYDAIYFLVFYFLLISFLSFLLIFIYGLKLLIYFGIVAFFLLIVYIYFVSKKKERTFMGEIFAITGLSLSAPAGYYSLTSSIDLKAIILWIINGIFFISSIFYVKLRVSFFIRNEEKIRKSKTLCLIYHLFLFLFIVSLIVSNKISYFVFFAFLPVIVRGIWPLIFEPSGFNIKKIGRTELIYSLIFVIFIGFVKIS from the coding sequence ATGAGATTTTTTAAAATTTTTCCAAAACCGATTATTCCAAAGGAACATGGAGCATGGGGAATGCTCTATGTTCCCTTTTTCTCATCTTTTTTGCTACTGAAGTATATAAAAATCGAATACATACTATTTTTTTTCTTAATTTCTTTGCTTTTCCTATCCAAAGAGCCTTTAATTGCTATCATGAGGCTCGAAAAACTAAAAAATATAAAGAGTAAAAATTTTTATGATGCAATTTATTTTTTGGTTTTTTATTTTCTATTGATTTCATTCCTTTCTTTTTTATTAATTTTTATATATGGGCTTAAATTGTTGATATACTTTGGAATTGTTGCATTTTTTCTTCTCATCGTTTACATATATTTTGTCTCAAAAAAGAAAGAAAGAACTTTTATGGGAGAAATATTTGCCATAACAGGATTATCATTATCAGCCCCTGCAGGATACTACTCATTAACTAGTTCCATTGATTTAAAAGCTATTATTTTATGGATTATTAATGGAATTTTTTTTATTAGCAGCATTTTTTATGTTAAATTGAGGGTTTCTTTTTTTATAAGAAATGAAGAGAAAATTAGAAAGTCGAAGACCTTGTGTTTAATTTATCATTTATTTCTTTTCTTGTTCATAGTTTCATTAATTGTAAGCAATAAAATATCGTATTTCGTTTTCTTTGCTTTTTTACCAGTTATAGTTAGGGGGATATGGCCTTTAATTTTCGAGCCTTCAGGATTTAATATAAAAAAAATTGGTAGAACTGAATTGATTTATTCACTTATTTTTGTAATTTTTATTGGATTTGTAAAGATATCTTAA
- a CDS encoding glycosyltransferase: MSRIDEYIPIVGKSTIEELFFLAERLKGKVIQNINSTGVGGGVAEILTRMLPLLKNLGVNTKWDVIKGNERFFNITKKMHNALHGMKLDIGKEEIEYFIEVNRQNAEDIELYGDIIFIHDPQPIVLIEKKARIGKKWIWRCHIDFTTPKKEVWELLKGFIERYDCAVFSAPAFSRALSVRQVLISPSIDPLSKKNKELPVDIVDKVCERFGIDRKRPIITQISRFDYLKDPIGVIKAYRMVKEHMDCQLVLAGGGATDDPDGIKVLEEVKREAESDPDIFVIFLPPASDIEINALQKASDIILQKSLKEGFGLTVAEALWKAKPVIASAVGGIPLQIAHRYSGILTHSIEGTAYWIKQLLNEPEYAKKLGINGKEHIKNNFLIIRHLRDYLLLFLSLYEKKDITYL, encoded by the coding sequence ATGTCAAGAATTGATGAATATATTCCCATTGTGGGGAAAAGCACTATTGAGGAGCTCTTCTTTCTGGCTGAGAGGCTAAAAGGGAAGGTTATTCAGAATATTAACTCCACTGGAGTGGGAGGAGGTGTGGCTGAGATACTCACAAGGATGCTTCCTCTTCTCAAAAATCTTGGCGTAAACACAAAGTGGGATGTGATAAAAGGGAATGAAAGATTCTTCAATATCACAAAAAAGATGCACAATGCCCTTCATGGTATGAAGTTGGATATAGGAAAAGAGGAAATTGAATATTTTATTGAGGTCAACAGGCAAAATGCTGAGGACATAGAGCTTTATGGTGATATAATCTTCATACATGACCCCCAACCAATAGTTCTTATAGAAAAAAAAGCAAGAATCGGTAAGAAATGGATATGGAGATGCCATATAGATTTTACAACCCCTAAAAAAGAGGTTTGGGAACTTTTAAAAGGGTTTATTGAAAGATATGATTGTGCTGTTTTTTCTGCCCCAGCTTTTTCAAGAGCCCTATCAGTAAGACAGGTTCTTATCTCTCCTTCCATTGACCCTTTATCCAAGAAGAATAAAGAGCTGCCAGTGGATATTGTAGATAAAGTATGCGAGCGGTTCGGTATAGACAGAAAAAGACCCATTATAACCCAGATCTCAAGGTTTGATTATCTCAAGGATCCTATAGGGGTAATAAAAGCATACAGAATGGTAAAAGAGCATATGGATTGTCAGCTTGTTCTTGCAGGGGGAGGTGCCACAGATGATCCTGATGGGATAAAGGTTCTGGAAGAAGTGAAAAGGGAGGCAGAATCTGATCCGGATATATTTGTCATTTTTCTTCCTCCAGCCAGTGATATAGAGATAAACGCTCTCCAAAAGGCATCAGATATTATTCTTCAGAAATCGTTAAAGGAGGGGTTTGGTCTTACAGTGGCGGAGGCTCTATGGAAAGCGAAACCCGTAATTGCATCCGCTGTGGGAGGAATCCCCCTCCAGATTGCCCATAGATATTCTGGCATTCTAACCCATTCTATTGAAGGGACAGCATACTGGATAAAACAACTTCTTAACGAGCCCGAATATGCAAAGAAACTTGGGATTAATGGGAAGGAGCACATTAAAAACAATTTCCTTATAATAAGGCACTTAAGAGATTACCTTCTACTTTTCCTCTCTTTGTATGAGAAGAAGGATATAACTTATCTATGA
- a CDS encoding 4Fe-4S dicluster domain-containing protein: MQIKRNIKYESELDKEFIKEVASMYGGEEVYNCIQCGTCSGTCPISLYMDYTPRRIMAMIRSGFKDEVLKSFTIWLCSSCYSCTVQCPMNIKITDIMYALKRMAIEENICPRKFPIPVLAREFTKMVRNYGRINEGRLTTKLFFKSNPFKIFNYSNLGMKLFKLGRIKLMPETIKNPKEIKTLLKGLEGKK; this comes from the coding sequence ATGCAGATAAAAAGAAATATTAAGTATGAATCAGAATTGGATAAAGAATTTATAAAAGAAGTTGCTTCCATGTATGGAGGAGAAGAGGTTTATAACTGCATCCAGTGTGGAACATGCAGTGGAACCTGTCCTATTTCCCTTTACATGGATTATACGCCAAGAAGAATCATGGCAATGATAAGAAGTGGGTTTAAGGATGAAGTTCTGAAAAGCTTCACAATCTGGCTATGCTCTTCATGTTACTCCTGCACTGTTCAATGTCCAATGAATATAAAGATTACAGATATTATGTATGCTTTAAAGAGGATGGCTATTGAGGAAAATATATGTCCTCGAAAATTTCCAATTCCGGTTCTCGCAAGAGAATTTACAAAAATGGTCAGAAACTATGGAAGAATAAACGAAGGAAGGCTAACTACAAAACTTTTCTTTAAGTCAAATCCTTTTAAAATATTTAACTATTCAAACCTTGGGATGAAATTGTTTAAACTTGGGCGTATAAAACTCATGCCAGAGACAATAAAGAACCCTAAGGAAATAAAAACTCTTTTAAAAGGACTGGAGGGGAAAAAATGA
- a CDS encoding MgtC/SapB family protein, protein MTISQDMIIKLLLSIILGGIIGIEREISGKYAGFRTHILICFGATLMSILSFEFVKGTSGDPSRIAAQVITGIGFIGAGTIIQARGEVRGLTTAASLWAVAGLGLAIGTGNYFISVISTFIILFTLIIFRFLENLISPKYSVHLYEVKTKKTPEVVNEIKKIISQLDLNVESFEIKRKEDFFHVSVSYSGSQSKDKQFLKNILELKEIEEITHRV, encoded by the coding sequence ATGACAATCAGCCAAGATATGATAATTAAATTGCTTTTGAGTATAATCCTGGGTGGAATCATAGGGATCGAAAGAGAAATAAGTGGAAAATATGCAGGGTTCAGAACTCACATATTGATTTGTTTTGGTGCAACTTTGATGTCCATATTATCCTTTGAATTTGTTAAAGGTACATCAGGAGACCCTTCAAGAATTGCAGCTCAGGTTATCACAGGAATTGGATTTATTGGAGCTGGAACTATTATTCAGGCAAGAGGAGAGGTAAGGGGTTTGACCACTGCTGCATCTTTGTGGGCTGTTGCTGGGTTAGGTTTGGCAATTGGAACAGGCAATTATTTTATTTCTGTTATCTCCACATTTATAATTCTTTTTACGTTGATTATTTTCAGATTCTTGGAGAACCTCATCTCACCTAAATACAGTGTTCATCTATATGAAGTAAAAACAAAGAAAACGCCTGAAGTTGTAAATGAAATTAAAAAAATAATATCTCAGTTGGATTTAAATGTTGAAAGCTTTGAGATAAAGAGAAAAGAAGATTTTTTTCATGTATCTGTTTCATATTCTGGCAGCCAATCTAAGGATAAGCAATTCCTGAAAAACATTCTTGAATTAAAAGAAATAGAAGAGATAACCCATAGGGTATAA
- the rdgB gene encoding RdgB/HAM1 family non-canonical purine NTP pyrophosphatase has protein sequence MGKKLPHVWGCSAKRLRRSFSHRESVVSHQNNKRYLSDTTLLIASFNLGKIEEIKSFLSDLPFKIIGLHELYLRNEFLESGRSFLEIARKKAIFWNKKTNLMTLGEDSGLIVEALNGLPGIYSSRFSGSEGDSKKNIEKLLYLMKGIPYQKRKAKFVCALALADERIIIFETKQEVDGVILEKPRGKMGFGYDPVFFYPPLDKTFAEMNIDEKNSISHRGKALKKLVGYLRKFKNNKKV, from the coding sequence ATGGGGAAGAAGCTTCCCCATGTCTGGGGGTGCTCAGCGAAGCGTCTAAGGAGATCTTTCTCCCATAGGGAGAGTGTTGTGTCACATCAAAATAACAAAAGGTATTTAAGTGACACAACACTATTGATTGCAAGTTTTAACCTGGGAAAGATTGAAGAGATAAAAAGTTTCCTTTCCGATCTTCCTTTCAAAATAATAGGTCTCCATGAATTATATTTGAGAAATGAATTCTTAGAATCAGGAAGGAGCTTTTTAGAAATAGCAAGAAAGAAGGCTATTTTCTGGAATAAAAAGACCAATCTGATGACTCTGGGTGAGGATTCGGGATTGATTGTTGAGGCTCTTAATGGATTGCCAGGAATATATTCATCGAGATTTTCAGGTAGCGAAGGAGATAGTAAAAAGAATATTGAAAAATTGTTATATTTAATGAAAGGTATTCCCTACCAAAAGAGAAAGGCAAAGTTTGTATGCGCGCTTGCTCTTGCCGATGAAAGAATAATAATTTTTGAGACAAAACAAGAAGTGGATGGGGTAATTCTTGAAAAGCCAAGAGGAAAAATGGGATTTGGATATGATCCAGTGTTTTTCTATCCTCCGTTGGACAAAACATTTGCAGAAATGAATATAGATGAGAAAAATTCAATCAGTCATCGGGGAAAAGCTTTAAAAAAATTGGTTGGATACTTGAGAAAATTTAAAAACAATAAAAAAGTTTAA
- a CDS encoding UbiA family prenyltransferase, whose translation MNSYLKAMRIERWPRSLAIFVGVFFYLLLNRNNLGQIDLKYLLVYSLFAFILTGMVSVVNYIINEIADFPFDSHHPAKKERPLLKGEVNKKSLIFIAISLLLVSFIISVLFFSLYFHLSLFSLFIAGILYNLKPFRVKDIPYFDSILESANNPIRFLIGWFSLEPEKFPPLIPLIFWWLFGNFLLSGKRISELKYLGDERAKNYRKSFNGYKKGTLNYFMILSGLLFFILYIQFSVEIKNKLFIFSIPFVFIFLLSFSYKVLKGGALIDEPESLIKDKLFFFLILLIFIFIFFSLFVK comes from the coding sequence ATGAATTCCTATTTAAAAGCAATGAGAATTGAGCGTTGGCCTCGTAGCCTGGCTATTTTTGTGGGAGTATTTTTTTACCTTTTGCTTAACAGAAATAATTTAGGTCAAATTGATTTAAAATACCTTCTTGTTTATTCATTATTTGCATTTATTTTAACAGGCATGGTCTCTGTAGTTAATTATATAATTAATGAAATTGCTGATTTTCCATTTGATTCTCATCATCCCGCAAAAAAGGAAAGGCCCTTGCTTAAAGGCGAAGTAAATAAGAAGTCTTTGATTTTCATTGCCATTTCTCTTTTATTAGTTTCATTCATTATATCAGTGCTATTCTTTTCTCTTTATTTTCATTTGTCTCTATTTTCATTGTTTATTGCAGGTATTTTATACAATTTAAAGCCATTTAGAGTGAAAGACATCCCTTATTTTGATTCGATTCTTGAATCGGCAAATAATCCAATTAGATTTTTAATAGGATGGTTTTCATTAGAACCAGAGAAATTTCCACCGTTAATACCATTAATTTTCTGGTGGTTATTCGGTAATTTTTTATTGTCTGGCAAGAGAATCTCAGAGTTGAAATATCTTGGAGATGAAAGAGCTAAAAATTACAGAAAATCATTCAATGGATACAAAAAAGGAACTCTTAATTATTTTATGATTTTAAGCGGCTTATTATTTTTTATTCTATACATCCAATTTTCAGTCGAAATAAAAAACAAACTTTTCATTTTTTCAATACCTTTTGTCTTTATATTTCTTTTAAGTTTTTCATACAAAGTGCTAAAAGGTGGAGCATTGATTGACGAACCAGAATCCCTTATAAAGGATAAACTCTTCTTTTTTTTGATTCTTTTAATATTTATTTTTATTTTCTTTTCTTTATTTGTAAAATAA
- the otsB gene encoding trehalose-phosphatase, whose product MKEIIKSIRYHKNILLFLDYDGTLVPIKRRPELALLHPWRRRILINLSEKVFLSIVSGRSLPELRILVGIDNIAYIGNHGMEIYLDDKYWIHPKAETIKLLLKDSLRSIEQKTGDFKGIFIEDKGLTGSIHYRLLAPGKRDKLKDIINEEIRTTEGLLRIAEGKMVYEIRPNVEWDKGKGVKELIRWLDLKEEPLRIYIGDDITDEDVFRVLGKDDLTILVGNRKDSNALHRLKDIKEVWRFLRELNKILAT is encoded by the coding sequence ATGAAAGAGATAATCAAGAGTATAAGATATCACAAAAATATCCTTCTCTTCCTAGATTATGATGGGACCCTCGTTCCAATAAAGAGAAGACCAGAGCTTGCCTTGCTTCATCCATGGAGAAGGAGGATATTAATAAATCTGAGCGAGAAGGTTTTCTTGTCAATTGTTTCAGGAAGATCTCTACCGGAGCTAAGAATTCTCGTGGGCATAGATAATATAGCCTATATTGGTAACCATGGTATGGAGATCTATTTAGATGATAAATACTGGATTCATCCGAAAGCTGAAACTATAAAATTACTCCTAAAAGATTCCCTAAGAAGCATAGAGCAAAAAACAGGGGATTTTAAAGGAATATTTATCGAGGACAAGGGTCTAACAGGTAGTATCCACTACAGGCTGTTAGCTCCTGGAAAACGGGATAAATTGAAAGACATAATTAATGAAGAGATAAGAACTACCGAAGGATTGCTGAGAATTGCTGAAGGGAAAATGGTTTATGAGATAAGACCCAATGTGGAATGGGACAAGGGGAAAGGGGTGAAAGAGCTTATCAGGTGGCTTGATCTTAAAGAAGAACCATTAAGAATCTATATAGGAGATGATATAACCGATGAAGATGTCTTTAGAGTCCTTGGTAAGGATGATTTAACCATTCTTGTGGGTAATAGAAAAGATTCAAATGCCCTGCACCGCTTAAAGGATATTAAAGAAGTTTGGAGATTTTTAAGGGAGTTAAATAAGATCTTAGCAACATGA
- a CDS encoding class I SAM-dependent methyltransferase, whose translation MFRKGNIRLEHLESKDFKVTDSQYGKLWDLSKCEMCDFVFANPMPSKAQILKYYQSMEDNAYQKEEEGRSFNFLRIINYLEKISRKNAKLLDVGTATGIFINLAKSKGFNATGIEPSKWSVEKAKEIYGIELIQEDFLDYEFGNEGFDVVTLIDLIEHTPYPEKVVEKTHNILKNKGVIVIVTPDVFSPVAKILGRRWWHFRPAHLVFFTKKSLTKLLELNGFKILKIRKYVWKFTLSYIMSRFKIMKRVSEWRFFKKLYIILALGDSLEVYARRK comes from the coding sequence ATGTTTAGAAAAGGCAACATAAGGCTTGAACATCTTGAAAGTAAAGATTTTAAAGTTACAGATTCGCAGTATGGTAAATTATGGGATTTAAGTAAATGTGAAATGTGCGATTTTGTTTTTGCAAATCCAATGCCTTCTAAAGCTCAGATATTAAAATACTATCAGTCGATGGAAGACAATGCCTATCAGAAAGAAGAAGAAGGAAGGTCTTTTAATTTTTTAAGAATAATAAATTATTTAGAAAAAATTTCCAGAAAAAATGCAAAACTACTGGATGTTGGCACTGCCACAGGGATTTTCATAAACCTTGCTAAAAGTAAAGGGTTCAATGCCACAGGAATTGAGCCGAGCAAGTGGAGTGTGGAGAAAGCAAAAGAAATTTATGGAATTGAACTTATCCAGGAAGATTTTCTTGATTATGAATTTGGCAATGAAGGGTTCGATGTTGTTACTTTAATAGATTTAATTGAACATACGCCTTACCCAGAAAAAGTTGTTGAAAAAACGCATAATATATTGAAAAATAAAGGAGTAATTGTTATCGTTACGCCAGATGTATTTAGCCCAGTTGCAAAGATATTAGGAAGAAGATGGTGGCATTTTAGGCCAGCCCATTTAGTTTTTTTCACAAAAAAATCCCTGACTAAACTACTTGAATTGAACGGATTTAAAATATTAAAAATTAGAAAATATGTTTGGAAATTTACTTTATCTTACATTATGTCAAGGTTTAAAATAATGAAAAGAGTCTCAGAATGGAGATTTTTTAAAAAACTATATATAATACTGGCTTTAGGCGATTCTTTAGAAGTTTATGCCAGGCGAAAATAA
- a CDS encoding Crp/Fnr family transcriptional regulator, whose protein sequence is MIKGLCVIETLKKVSFFSKLKFNVLEILCMKSELRNFNKGEIIFLEDDFCDGLFIIHKGTVKIYKSSGEDREQVLTIEKEGRPIAELSVFDEGPFPASAEALEPTTLIFIPKRDLKELCYKFPEIFEGIIRSLSERLRKMVHLIEDLAFLEVKQRLAKYLIKRAEESGVKEGERIILDLKLTNQELASQIGTVREIISRSFKKFRNSGIIQSKGKKIIIMDFHKLKKEAEII, encoded by the coding sequence ATGATAAAAGGTCTTTGTGTTATCGAAACTCTTAAAAAGGTAAGTTTTTTTTCTAAATTAAAATTCAATGTTTTAGAGATTTTATGCATGAAGTCTGAACTTCGAAATTTTAATAAAGGAGAAATTATTTTCCTTGAAGACGATTTTTGTGATGGCCTTTTTATAATTCACAAGGGAACCGTAAAGATTTATAAAAGTTCTGGTGAAGATAGAGAACAGGTTCTTACGATTGAAAAAGAAGGGAGACCAATAGCTGAACTTTCAGTTTTTGATGAGGGTCCATTCCCTGCTTCTGCAGAAGCTTTAGAACCAACTACTTTAATATTTATTCCAAAAAGAGACCTTAAAGAATTGTGTTACAAATTTCCTGAGATATTCGAGGGGATAATACGTTCTCTTTCAGAAAGATTGAGAAAAATGGTTCATCTTATAGAAGATTTAGCATTTCTGGAGGTTAAACAGAGGTTGGCAAAATACTTAATCAAGAGAGCAGAGGAATCAGGAGTGAAAGAAGGGGAAAGAATTATATTGGACCTTAAATTGACGAATCAGGAATTGGCATCTCAAATAGGGACAGTGAGGGAAATAATTTCAAGAAGTTTTAAAAAATTCCGTAATTCAGGAATTATCCAGTCTAAAGGGAAAAAAATCATAATCATGGATTTTCATAAGCTCAAGAAAGAAGCAGAAATAATTTAA
- a CDS encoding hemerythrin domain-containing protein: MISTDVLKHEHRVIERMINILKIASEKLNSGEDVPAEIFRKSVDFIRTFADKCHHGKEENILFNEMENRGMPREGGPIGVMLMEHDEGRRFVKGLADAVEKYEKNNKEARTEIIRNALGYSELLTQHIFKEDNILYPMADQMFANEDQKELIKRFDKVDEEMGEGIHHKYVELVEKLEKELGI; encoded by the coding sequence ATGATTTCAACAGATGTTTTAAAACATGAACATAGAGTGATTGAGAGAATGATAAATATACTTAAGATTGCATCAGAAAAGTTGAATTCAGGAGAGGATGTTCCAGCGGAAATTTTCAGAAAGTCGGTTGATTTTATAAGAACATTTGCTGATAAATGCCACCATGGGAAAGAAGAGAATATCCTTTTTAATGAAATGGAAAATCGGGGAATGCCAAGAGAAGGTGGCCCGATTGGTGTAATGTTGATGGAACACGATGAGGGAAGAAGATTCGTAAAAGGTTTAGCTGATGCGGTTGAAAAGTATGAGAAAAATAACAAAGAAGCAAGAACTGAGATAATAAGAAATGCTCTTGGCTATTCAGAACTCCTTACTCAACACATTTTCAAAGAGGATAACATCCTTTATCCCATGGCAGACCAGATGTTTGCCAATGAAGATCAGAAGGAATTAATAAAGCGATTCGATAAAGTTGATGAGGAAATGGGAGAAGGGATCCATCATAAATATGTGGAATTAGTTGAGAAATTGGAGAAAGAATTGGGAATTTAA
- a CDS encoding CoB--CoM heterodisulfide reductase iron-sulfur subunit B family protein: protein MKEYAYFPGCSVKGTAKAYEESLLAVFKELGIIWNELEDWNCCGATIYMSVDETISFTLSSRNMALAEKNGKDIVAPCSACYLVLKKTKDYIEKYPDLKEKIKNSLSSIGLSYSGNTIVKHPLEIFVNDMGLNEIKRHVRKPLKEMKIAPYYGCQIVRPYTDVDNPIYPEIMDSLLESIGASVVEYPVKTRCCGGSLTGTIEEVGLRLNYILIEEAIKRGANCIAVLCPLCQFNLEAYQESINKMYKSNFNMPILYFTQVMGMAFGLSKQSLGMKRSIVSAEHFYPV from the coding sequence ATGAAAGAATATGCTTATTTCCCAGGTTGTTCTGTTAAAGGAACTGCTAAGGCTTATGAAGAATCCCTTTTGGCTGTGTTCAAAGAATTGGGGATTATTTGGAATGAGTTAGAAGACTGGAATTGCTGTGGAGCTACTATATATATGTCTGTGGATGAAACCATATCTTTTACTCTCTCATCAAGAAATATGGCCTTAGCAGAAAAAAATGGAAAAGATATTGTTGCTCCCTGTAGTGCTTGCTATCTTGTATTAAAAAAGACAAAAGATTACATCGAAAAATATCCTGATTTAAAAGAGAAAATTAAAAATAGTCTTAGCTCTATTGGACTCAGTTATTCAGGAAATACTATTGTAAAACATCCGTTGGAGATATTCGTTAATGATATGGGGTTGAATGAGATAAAAAGACATGTTAGGAAACCTTTAAAGGAAATGAAGATAGCGCCATATTACGGTTGTCAGATTGTCCGCCCTTATACGGATGTGGATAATCCAATTTATCCAGAGATAATGGATTCTCTTTTAGAATCTATCGGAGCCAGTGTAGTGGAGTATCCTGTTAAAACGAGATGCTGTGGAGGATCTTTAACAGGAACCATTGAAGAAGTTGGGCTCAGACTAAATTACATCCTCATTGAAGAGGCAATTAAAAGGGGAGCGAATTGTATCGCAGTTCTATGTCCTCTCTGTCAATTCAACCTTGAAGCTTACCAGGAAAGTATAAACAAAATGTATAAATCCAATTTTAACATGCCCATTCTATATTTTACTCAGGTAATGGGTATGGCTTTTGGACTATCTAAACAATCATTGGGGATGAAAAGATCAATCGTTTCAGCAGAGCATTTTTATCCAGTTTGA
- a CDS encoding DHHA1 domain-containing protein translates to MTEKLFWLNPYEKEFEAEILENLEINGKKALILNRTLFYPESGGQPSDKGWIDGIEVYDVKEEDSKIFHYVKDFPRKKLIRGKIDWERRYDHMQQHTGQHILSESFIKLLNAETLSFHLGEEISTIEINLRKIDWEKVYEVENLSNSIIYENRKVKVYFIKRNEIGENIRLRKIPEDVENLRIVEIENFDFSACGGTHLKRTGEVGIIKVLKWEKIRDNFRFEFLCGKRALKDYYLKNKLLKEIADSFSVKDLEVKNAIERLKEELKSFRKKSEEIENRLIEYEAFDIEKEGEKGIIKKIFYNRDPKKIKYLALNLIKRGNYVVLFGVKSEKVYVILACSENIPLDLREFTPKISQTIEGKGGGSRTLIEVAGPKRESLEELLDEIKISLQIQ, encoded by the coding sequence ATGACGGAAAAACTTTTCTGGCTAAATCCTTATGAGAAAGAATTTGAAGCAGAAATACTGGAAAATCTGGAAATAAACGGAAAGAAAGCTCTGATATTAAACAGAACCCTATTCTATCCTGAATCTGGAGGTCAACCATCTGATAAAGGATGGATAGATGGAATTGAAGTTTATGATGTGAAAGAAGAGGATTCTAAGATATTCCATTATGTTAAGGATTTCCCCAGAAAAAAATTAATCCGGGGAAAAATTGACTGGGAAAGAAGATATGACCACATGCAACAGCACACAGGCCAACATATTCTTTCTGAATCTTTCATCAAGCTACTGAATGCTGAAACTCTTTCTTTCCATCTTGGCGAGGAAATTTCAACCATTGAAATTAATCTAAGAAAGATAGATTGGGAAAAAGTCTATGAAGTTGAAAATCTTTCCAATTCAATAATCTATGAAAATAGAAAAGTAAAAGTATATTTTATAAAAAGGAACGAAATAGGAGAAAATATAAGATTGAGAAAGATTCCAGAAGATGTAGAAAATTTAAGAATCGTTGAAATAGAAAATTTTGATTTCTCAGCATGTGGAGGAACCCATTTAAAAAGAACAGGTGAAGTAGGAATTATAAAAGTTTTAAAGTGGGAAAAAATAAGAGATAATTTCAGGTTTGAATTTTTATGCGGAAAAAGAGCATTGAAAGATTATTATTTAAAAAATAAGCTTTTAAAAGAAATTGCTGACAGTTTTTCAGTAAAAGATTTAGAAGTCAAAAATGCCATCGAAAGATTAAAAGAAGAGCTGAAGAGCTTCAGGAAAAAATCAGAAGAGATTGAGAATAGATTGATTGAGTATGAAGCATTTGACATCGAAAAAGAGGGTGAGAAAGGAATTATTAAAAAAATTTTTTATAATAGAGATCCAAAGAAAATAAAATATTTAGCTTTGAATTTAATCAAAAGGGGAAATTATGTAGTTTTATTTGGAGTTAAATCAGAAAAAGTTTATGTTATTCTTGCCTGCTCAGAAAATATTCCACTCGACCTAAGAGAATTTACTCCGAAAATTTCCCAGACCATAGAAGGAAAGGGAGGGGGAAGTAGAACATTGATTGAAGTGGCAGGTCCAAAAAGAGAATCATTAGAAGAACTTCTTGACGAAATTAAGATATCTTTACAAATCCAATAA